Genomic window (Chryseobacterium sp. H1D6B):
GTTGATCTTAGTTTTTACAATTTTGAAATTGATCGCGTCATCAGCATTTGTAATGATATAAAATTCATCCTCATAATGCTCCACAGAATATTCCAGGTCGTCAATTCTCGGCTGAATAATCTCCCATTCTGCAAAAACATTATCAGACGGGATAAAACGATGTTCATCTGAAATCGTACTTGAACTCGCAATAAAGATATACTGTAAAGATTTTGTTTTGAAAACATTGACATCAAAGGTTTCATCCTCTTCATGGAAAATTAATGCGTCTTCAGAAGAATCTGTTCCAAGTTTGTGTCTGTACACCTGAAAAGCACGTAAACTTTTATCTTTTCTGATGTAAAAAACGTGTTCGTTATCATTTCCCCAGACTGCTTTTCCAGTGGTGTTCTGAATTTCATCAGACAGAATTTCTCCCGTTTTTAAATTCTTAAACTGTATAGAGTAAATTCTTCTTCCTACATTATCTGACGAGAATGAAGCCAGCTCATTATTTGGGCTTACTGCAACGCTTCCTACTTCAAAGAAACTTTCTCCTTCAGCAAGAATATTCACATCCAAAAGGATTTCTTCAGAATTTTCCAGACTTGTATGTTTTCTACAAAAAATAGGATATTCTTTCCCCTCTTCATAACGTACAATGTACCAGTACCCGTTAAAAAAATAGGGAAGGGATTCATCGTCTTTCTTGTAGCGGGATTTCATTTCTTCGTAAAGTTCTTCTTGGAACTCTTCTGTATCTTTCATCATCAATTCTTCGTAAGCATTCTCTTCTTCTAGATATTGTATGACTTCAGGGTTTTCTCTTTCATTCAGCCAGAAATAATTGTCAGTTCTTTTATCTCCGTGAATTTCGAGTATATTTTCTATTTTTTTTGCTTGAGGGGCTTTCATTTATTATTAATTCTTGTCCAAATTTAATTAAAAAAAAACCATCTTTCCTTTAATTGAAAAGACGGCTGTTTTATATAAATACTAAAAGCTATTTGTGAAGGCTTTTAATATATTTTTCGAGTGCCATTGTCATGGACGGTGTTTCTTTTGTAGGAGCCATTAAATCTATCTTTAATCCCGCTTCCTCGGCTGCTGCTAAAGTAGTGTTTCCAAAAACACCGATTTTAGTTTCGTCCTGTTTGAAGTCTGGGAAATTTTGTTGTAGAGACTTAATTCCTTGCGGGCTGAAAAAGATCAGCATCTCATAATCCTTAATATTGATATCAGTTAGATCACTGCATACAGTTCTGTACATGATCGCTCTTGTCCAGTCGATATTTGCAGAATCTAAGGTTTTGACAATATCAGGGCTTAGAACATCTGAAGACGGAAGCAGGTATTTTTCAGAAGGGAACTTCTTGAAAAGAGGAAGCAGGTCGGCAAAGTTTTTCTCACCAAAACTGATCTTTCTTTTTCTGTATACAATATGCTTTTGAAGATAGTTAGCAATAGCTTCAGACTGACAGATATATCTCATAGTATCTGGGACCGCAAAACGAAGTTCTTCGGCTAATCTAAAGTAATGATCTATCGCATTTTTACTGGTGAAAATAATTCCAGTATATTGTGTTAGATCTATCTTTTGTGTTCTAAGTTCTTTGTTGTCAACCCCTTCGACGTGGATAAAAGGACGGAAATCAATCTTTATTTTTTCCTTCTTCGCTATATCCAGGTATGGAGAAGACTCACTAGGTGCTGGTTGAGAAACCAATATAGACTTTATTCTCATCATTGACTTTTATTAAAAAAATAACAACTTCCAAAGCAATAATAATGGTGCGATTTGGAGGGTGCAAATATACAAAAATTTATAATACCATTTTTCTGGCAGAATATTGTTCTTATGAAATAAGTAGAAAAAAACTTTGAAAATGAAGACAAAAGAGAGGAAGAGTAAATAGTATAAAAACATTTTATTTCTGTCTACGGGGAAATAATAGTGGGTTACGCATAAAATTATAAGTAAAAATGACAAGACGAAATAAAATTTAGTGGAGGTAAAGTAAAAAATAGACCATTTTTTTGCATCGCCTATACTTTGATAAAATAAAAATCCAAGCGTTGATTTTGTTAAATAAAAAAACACAATCGCAGTTAAACTGTATCCAAATTTATTAAATTGATACCCTAAAACCTGTAAATCGGCAATATATTTGGGGACAATCGGAATATATTGTGATATAAGAACAGCTAATGTAAGTGTAGTAACGCAGGAAGTGATGATCCAGCTGGGGAGATTATTGCTTGAATCAAAATATTTCTGCAGGAGAAAATCTTTCAGATTGGCTCCCCTTTCTATGACGTTCATCATGAAAATATACAGAAACAGGCAGGCTAGAAGGATAAAGATTACCCAGTCGTTATTCTCGGGTATCCTTATATGGTTGGTGAAATTTTGTGATAACAGCAAAGGAATGTTTTTTGCAAAATTATAGATTATTTTGTATAAAATAAAAAGGTTAAATAAACTATCTTTGCAGACTGAAATGAAAAAACTCGTCATTATACCAACTTATAACGAAAAGGAAAATATTGAAAATATTATTTCCGCGGTTTTTGCATTGGAAGATGATTTTCATGTTCTGGTGGTGGATGACTCTTCCCCAGACGGAACAGCAGAGATTGTGAAAGAGCTGCAGAGAAGGTTTTCCCATACTTTGCATTTGTCGATAAGGCATATAAAAGATGGTCTGGGAAAAGCATATATTCACGGATTCAAATGGGCAATTCAGAATAATTATGACTATATATTTGAAATGGATGCCGATTTTTCACACAATCCAAATGATCTCCCGAAGCTGTATAAAGCTTGTTTAAATGCAGATATGGCAATAGGGTCCCGTTATTCTAAAGGAGTAAATGTAGTAAACTGGCCGATGGGGAGAGTGTTACTTTCTTATTTTGCATCAAGATATGTAAGATTTATTTTAAGACTTCCTATTCATGATACAACGGCAGGATTTGTCTGTTTTTCCAGAAAAGTTCTGGAGGAAATAGGATTGGAGAATGTAAGGCTGAAAGGATACGGATTTCAAATTGAAATGAAATTCAGAGCTTTTAAAAAAGGCTTTAAAATTGTAGAAGTGCCTATTATTTTTACCAACAGAATTTTAGGGGAAAGTAAAATGAACGGCGGCATTATTCATGAAGCTGTTTTTGGAGTTTTAAATTTAAAATGGAAATCATTAATCAACAGGTTATGAAAAAGCTGATCGGTCTTTTTATTTTAATGTTTTTGTTTTCCTGCAGTGATTACATTGACAAGCCGAAAAACTTGGTTTCAAAAAGCGATATGGCAGAAATTATGGCTGATCTTGCAGTGAGTGACCAAGCTACATTTATGTTTCCCTCATCTAATTTAGAAAGCGGAACCAGATTTGTTCTAAAAACGCATAATGTAAAGCCTAATGATTTTGTAGAAAGTTATAAATATTACGTTGTAAAAGAGGATATGAATGATATTGCTGATGAAGCAAAAAAGATATTATTAAAAAAAGATCCGAAGGCAGAGAAATATGTAAAGGATAAATTGAAGGGGAAAGAAAATATTCCTTCTTTTGCAAAATAAATGATGATGCAAAGATGTATCCCATTCGATACGTGCATCAGCCGCCAGCAAGCGGTGAATTAAAAAAGTATATGAATGAAATTTTTTAATATAGAAAAAACCTCTGAAGGAAAAGCTAGAGCAGGAGAGCTGATAACCGACCACGGTAAAGTTCAGACTCCAATTTTTATGCCCGTAGGAACTGTTGCCAGTGTAAAAACAGTCCACCAAAGAGAATTAAAAGAAGACATTAAAGCCCAGATCATTCTGGGAAATACATACCACCTGTACCTTCGTCCTACAATGGATGTAATGCAGGAAGCAGGAGGGCTGCACAAATTCATGAACTGGGATCTTCCTATTCTTACAGATTCAGGAGGGTTTCAAGTTTTTTCACTTTCCGGAAGCAGAAAAATGTCTGAAGAAGGAGTGAAGTTCAAATCTCATATCGACGGAAGTTATCATCTTTTCACTCCAGAAAAATCTATGGAAATCCAAAGACAGATCGGAGCGGATATTTTTATGGCTTTTGACGAATGCGTTGCGTATCCTAGTGGGTACAACGAAGTAAAAGCTTCTATGGAAATGACCCATCGATGGTTAAAAAGATGCATCGACTGGAATGAACAAAATCCTGAATTATATGGTTATAAACAAAGGTTTTTCCCAATTGTTCAAGGTTCTACCTATTCGGATTTAAGAAAAATTTCAGCTGAAGTGATTTCAGAAGCCGGTGCAGAAGGAAATGCGATTGGTGGACTTTCTGTTGGCGAACCTGAAGACGAATTGTACAGAATTACAGATGAAGTGACAGATATTTTACCAAAAGACAAACCGAGATATCTAATGGGAGTAGGAACTCCATGGAATATTTTGGAATCTATAGGGCTGGGAATTGATATGATGGACTGCGTAATGCCTACAAGAAATGCAAGAAATGCAATGCTGTTTACATGGCAGGGTGTTATGAATCTTAAAAATGAAAAATGGAAGAAAGATTTTTCGCCTTTAGATGAATTTGGGACAAGCTATGTAGATAAAGAGTATTCAAAAGCATATGTTCGTCATTTATTTGTTTCTAAAGAATATTTAGGAAAACAGATTGCATCGATTCATAACCTTGCTTTTTATCTGGATTTAGTAAAAGTAGCCAGAGAGCATATTGTAGCAGGAGACTTCTATGAATGGAAAAAATCTGTAATACCTGCTCTTAAACAAAGACTATAAAAGAAAAAGGAGTGCTTAAAATTATAGACAGATATATCATTAAGAAATATCTTGGAACATTTAGTTTCATGCTGATATTGCTGTCTATAGTTGTCCTGGTGATCGATGTCCAACAGAAGATCCCAAGAATAGAAAATGCAACACTTATTGATCCTAAATTGAATTTGACGTATTTTCTTATTCATTTTTACCCGTTCTGGATCATCAACTTAATCATGACATTTTTGTCTATTCTGGTATTTATTTCTGTGATTTATTTTACCTCCCGGATGGCAAATAATACTGAAATTGTTGCAGTTATCAGCAGCGGTGCTAGTTTTCACAGGTTCGCAAAACCATATTTATTTACCTCGTTATTCATTGCTGCCTTGTCGCTTGTTGTCAATCATTTTGTGCTCCCATGGGCCAATATTAAAAAGAATGAGCTAGAAGCGTATACCTATAATCAGTCTAATAAAGAAAAGGTGCTGGGAACAGCACCGGTGTCTGCCCAGCTGAGCAAAACTGAATATATTTTTGTTAATTCCTGGAATAAAAGAGAAAAAAGAGGATCAGGCTTCATCTTTCAAAAGTTTGATAAAAATAGGAAGATGATGTATGAGCTTAAAGCTAACGATGTATTTTGGGATAAAGACAAAAAACTGTTTGTTTTAAACGGCTATCTTGAGAAAACAATTAATAAAAATGATTCAGAAAAACTGAATAATGGAGCTGAGTTAAGAAAGAGTTATGGACATGCGCCGGAAGAACTTTTTCCGAATGAGCTTCTGGGGCAGAACAAAACAACCCCTGAATTAATTAAATTTATTCAAAGGGAAAAGGAAAAAGGGAACAGCAATTTGAATACTCACCTTAATGAGCTTTATCAAAGAACTTCAATGCCTGTTTCTATTGTTATTCTTACGTTTCTGGCACTTTCACTTTCTTCACAAAAAAGGAGAGGAGGACTTGGAATTAATCTTGCGGTAGGAATTTCTCTGGCCTTTATATTTGTGTTCTCTTTTGAGGCTTTAAAAGTGGTTTCTGAGAATAAAAGTTTAAGCCCTGGTCTGGCAATGTGGATTCCCAATATTATTTTCTTTCCGCTGGCTTTAATTTTATACCTGAGAAGAGCGAATCAATAAAGGAGTTTTATTTCTTTATGATAAAATGACCTCATTCCGTGTTCAAGCTCGATCCATATTTCACCCTTTTTGTCTGCATATTTTATAATGCCATTTTGTCTTTCTTTTTCGATTTCAAAAACTGATATTTCATCTTTTCGGAACAAATTAGAGTTAAACTGATCCATAATTTCCTGTTCAGAAGGAATATTATTTAGCTTTTCTAAAAGATAATTATGGTATTCTGCTGTAAAAACGGTAAGGTCAAAACGTCTGCCGGTCTGCGTTAATATGGAGCCTGCATTAGAAATTTCATCAAATTTCTCCTGAAGAATATTAATTCCTGAACCAATAATGAAAAAAGTTTCATTATTAATCTTTTTCTTTTCAATTAAAATCCCGACTATTTTCTTGTTTTTAAGAATAATATCATTCGGCCATTTTATTTTTACCGGACATTCAGTCAGATTGGCAAGAAAATCCCTTATTATCGTTGCGGTATAGTAATTGAATAAACTATCCGGAATATTGATGTTTATTGTATTCACAGCTAGTGAGTAAGCTAAATTTTGCTCAGGGGCTGATGCCCATGTATTTCCGTATTGCCCACGTCCTTTTGTCTGGTTAAATGTATACAAACCAATAAAGTTTGAATTGTTGTAAAGTAAAAACTTGAGAATTTCGTCATTAGTAGAAGAACATTCTTTCAGGTGCAGTAGTTCGCTCATTTAAGAAAACTTTAAGACTTTAAGGGGTTAAAAATAAGGCTAAAGTAAAGAAAAAACAATAAATTTGCAGATTATAGATATTTTAATGAATAAAACAGCAGAAAAGCAAGCCCTAATAGATAAAATTGTTGAAGCCATCCAAGACGTAAAGGGTGAAGATATTATGATTTTCGATCTTTCGAAAATTGAGAATTCTGTGGCAGAAACATTTGTAATATGTAGTGGAAACTCTAATACACAAGTTGCTGCATTAGCAGGAAGTGTAGAGAAAAAAGTAAGAAACGAACTTCAAGACAGACCTTGGCATGTAGAAGGAACAGAAAATTCAATGTGGGTTTTGGTAGATTACGTTACAGTAGTGGTTCATATATTTCAAAAAGAGGTGCGTGAGTACTATGACATAGAGGAACTTTGGGGTGACGCAGTCATCACAAAAATTGAAAATGAATTTTAAATTTTAAAAACAATAAATGAACAATAAAGGATTTAACTGGTTTTTTCCTATTGCAATTATAGCTCTTTTGTTATTCTTTATCCCCAATTTTTTTGGTGACAACAATGCAAAATCTATTGATGAGGATGAATTCTTCAAGATCATGCAGACAGGAAAGATCCAAAATGTTTTGATATATAAGGATACAGAAAAAGCTGATGTGTTTTTAACACAAGCTGCAAAAACGGAAATGGTGAAAAAAACACCTAAAGAAAATGATCCGTTTTCTGCATTCGAAATGGCTCCAAAAGCAGACTATACTGTAAAATATGGCGATCTCCAGCTTTTCCTTCAAAAATTTGATACATTAAAAGCGGATAATGCGGCTATAAAAACAACAAAAGACTATGGTAATGGCAAAAGCCCTTTCATGGATGTTTTGCTTACCGCATTAATTTGGATTGTGATATTAGGATTATTCTACTTCCTTCTTTTCAGAAAGATGGGTGGAGGCGGAGGACCTGGCGGTCAAATTTTCTCTATCGGAAAATCTAAAGCAAAGCTTTTTGATGAAAAAGAAAGAATTCAAGTGACATTTAAAGATGTTGCAGGATTGGAAGGTGCTAAAGAAGAGGTTCAGGAAGTTGTTGATTTCTTGAAAAACTCTGAAAAATATACAAGATTAGGAGGTAAAATTCCTAAAGGAGTTCTTTTGGTAGGGCCTCCGGGAACAGGTAAAACCTTATTGGCGAAAGCTGTTGCAGGGGAAGCTAAAGTTCCATTTTTCTCACTTTCGGGTTCTGATTTTGTAGAAATGTTCGTGGGAGTAGGTGCGTCTAGAGTAAGAGATTTATTTGCACAGGCAAAAGCGAAATCACCAGCAATTATTTTCATCGATGAGATTGATGCAATTGGACGTGCAAGAGGAAAAAATAATTTCTCTGGCGGAAATGACGAAAGGGAAAATACATTGAACCAGCTTCTTACAGAAATGGACGGTTTTGGTACAGATGTGAATGTAATTGTAATGGCAGCAACCAACAGAGCTGATATTTTAGATAAAGCATTAATGAGAGCCGGCCGTTTTGACCGTTCGATTTATGTAGATCTTCCAGAACTGCACGAAAGAAGAGAGATCTTCGACGTACATTTGAAAAAGATTAAACTGGACGACACTGTAGACAGAGACTTCTTGGCAAAACAGACGCCGGGATTCAGTGGAGCAGATATCGCTAATGTTTGTAATGAAGCGGCACTTATTGCTGCTAGAAACAGCCACGATTCTGTAACAAAACAAGACTTCTTAGATGCTGTAGACAGAATTATAGGCGGACTTGAAAAGAAAAACATGGCAATAAAGCCATCTGAAAAAAGAAGAGTTGCTTATCATGAAGCAGGACACGCTACAATTTCTTGGCTGGTAGAACATGCATCACCTCTTTTAAAGGTTACTATCGTTCCAAGAGGACGTTCTTTAGGAGCAGCTTGGTATCTTCCTGAAGAAAGACAGCTTACGACTACAGAACAGATGTTAGATGAGTTGTGTGCTACCTTAGGAGGAAGAGCTGCAGAACAAGTGATATTCAATAATATTTCAACAGGAGCACTTTCTGATCTGGAGACTGTAACAAAAAGAGCTCAGGCTATGGTTACGATTTACGGATTAAGCCCTAATATTGGAAATATTTCTTACTATGACAGTTCAGGGCAGTCTGAATATTCATTCGGAAAGCCGTATTCTGAAGAAACTGCGAAGAAAATTGATGTGGAGATCAAATCAATTATTGAGAACCAGTATGAAAGAGCTGTAAGAATTCTTACAGAAAACAAAGATAAACTTGATGCTCTGGCAAATAAACTTTTAGAAAAAGAAGTTATTTTCCGAGAAGATCTTGAAGATATATTCGGTAAAAGAGCTTGGGATCCTGAATTAACAGAAAGGCCG
Coding sequences:
- a CDS encoding DUF4296 domain-containing protein, with translation MKKLIGLFILMFLFSCSDYIDKPKNLVSKSDMAEIMADLAVSDQATFMFPSSNLESGTRFVLKTHNVKPNDFVESYKYYVVKEDMNDIADEAKKILLKKDPKAEKYVKDKLKGKENIPSFAK
- a CDS encoding DUF4271 domain-containing protein, translating into MTSFFISVCKDSLFNLFILYKIIYNFAKNIPLLLSQNFTNHIRIPENNDWVIFILLACLFLYIFMMNVIERGANLKDFLLQKYFDSSNNLPSWIITSCVTTLTLAVLISQYIPIVPKYIADLQVLGYQFNKFGYSLTAIVFFYLTKSTLGFLFYQSIGDAKKWSIFYFTSTKFYFVLSFLLIILCVTHYYFPVDRNKMFLYYLLFLSFVFIFKVFFYLFHKNNILPEKWYYKFLYICTLQIAPLLLLWKLLFF
- the rsfS gene encoding ribosome silencing factor, with protein sequence MNKTAEKQALIDKIVEAIQDVKGEDIMIFDLSKIENSVAETFVICSGNSNTQVAALAGSVEKKVRNELQDRPWHVEGTENSMWVLVDYVTVVVHIFQKEVREYYDIEELWGDAVITKIENEF
- the tgt gene encoding tRNA guanosine(34) transglycosylase Tgt; the protein is MKFFNIEKTSEGKARAGELITDHGKVQTPIFMPVGTVASVKTVHQRELKEDIKAQIILGNTYHLYLRPTMDVMQEAGGLHKFMNWDLPILTDSGGFQVFSLSGSRKMSEEGVKFKSHIDGSYHLFTPEKSMEIQRQIGADIFMAFDECVAYPSGYNEVKASMEMTHRWLKRCIDWNEQNPELYGYKQRFFPIVQGSTYSDLRKISAEVISEAGAEGNAIGGLSVGEPEDELYRITDEVTDILPKDKPRYLMGVGTPWNILESIGLGIDMMDCVMPTRNARNAMLFTWQGVMNLKNEKWKKDFSPLDEFGTSYVDKEYSKAYVRHLFVSKEYLGKQIASIHNLAFYLDLVKVAREHIVAGDFYEWKKSVIPALKQRL
- a CDS encoding biotin--[acetyl-CoA-carboxylase] ligase; translated protein: MSELLHLKECSSTNDEILKFLLYNNSNFIGLYTFNQTKGRGQYGNTWASAPEQNLAYSLAVNTININIPDSLFNYYTATIIRDFLANLTECPVKIKWPNDIILKNKKIVGILIEKKKINNETFFIIGSGINILQEKFDEISNAGSILTQTGRRFDLTVFTAEYHNYLLEKLNNIPSEQEIMDQFNSNLFRKDEISVFEIEKERQNGIIKYADKKGEIWIELEHGMRSFYHKEIKLLY
- a CDS encoding uroporphyrinogen-III synthase; amino-acid sequence: MRIKSILVSQPAPSESSPYLDIAKKEKIKIDFRPFIHVEGVDNKELRTQKIDLTQYTGIIFTSKNAIDHYFRLAEELRFAVPDTMRYICQSEAIANYLQKHIVYRKRKISFGEKNFADLLPLFKKFPSEKYLLPSSDVLSPDIVKTLDSANIDWTRAIMYRTVCSDLTDINIKDYEMLIFFSPQGIKSLQQNFPDFKQDETKIGVFGNTTLAAAEEAGLKIDLMAPTKETPSMTMALEKYIKSLHK
- a CDS encoding LptF/LptG family permease; translation: MLKIIDRYIIKKYLGTFSFMLILLSIVVLVIDVQQKIPRIENATLIDPKLNLTYFLIHFYPFWIINLIMTFLSILVFISVIYFTSRMANNTEIVAVISSGASFHRFAKPYLFTSLFIAALSLVVNHFVLPWANIKKNELEAYTYNQSNKEKVLGTAPVSAQLSKTEYIFVNSWNKREKRGSGFIFQKFDKNRKMMYELKANDVFWDKDKKLFVLNGYLEKTINKNDSEKLNNGAELRKSYGHAPEELFPNELLGQNKTTPELIKFIQREKEKGNSNLNTHLNELYQRTSMPVSIVILTFLALSLSSQKRRGGLGINLAVGISLAFIFVFSFEALKVVSENKSLSPGLAMWIPNIIFFPLALILYLRRANQ
- a CDS encoding polyprenol monophosphomannose synthase, coding for MKKLVIIPTYNEKENIENIISAVFALEDDFHVLVVDDSSPDGTAEIVKELQRRFSHTLHLSIRHIKDGLGKAYIHGFKWAIQNNYDYIFEMDADFSHNPNDLPKLYKACLNADMAIGSRYSKGVNVVNWPMGRVLLSYFASRYVRFILRLPIHDTTAGFVCFSRKVLEEIGLENVRLKGYGFQIEMKFRAFKKGFKIVEVPIIFTNRILGESKMNGGIIHEAVFGVLNLKWKSLINRL
- the ftsH gene encoding ATP-dependent zinc metalloprotease FtsH is translated as MNNKGFNWFFPIAIIALLLFFIPNFFGDNNAKSIDEDEFFKIMQTGKIQNVLIYKDTEKADVFLTQAAKTEMVKKTPKENDPFSAFEMAPKADYTVKYGDLQLFLQKFDTLKADNAAIKTTKDYGNGKSPFMDVLLTALIWIVILGLFYFLLFRKMGGGGGPGGQIFSIGKSKAKLFDEKERIQVTFKDVAGLEGAKEEVQEVVDFLKNSEKYTRLGGKIPKGVLLVGPPGTGKTLLAKAVAGEAKVPFFSLSGSDFVEMFVGVGASRVRDLFAQAKAKSPAIIFIDEIDAIGRARGKNNFSGGNDERENTLNQLLTEMDGFGTDVNVIVMAATNRADILDKALMRAGRFDRSIYVDLPELHERREIFDVHLKKIKLDDTVDRDFLAKQTPGFSGADIANVCNEAALIAARNSHDSVTKQDFLDAVDRIIGGLEKKNMAIKPSEKRRVAYHEAGHATISWLVEHASPLLKVTIVPRGRSLGAAWYLPEERQLTTTEQMLDELCATLGGRAAEQVIFNNISTGALSDLETVTKRAQAMVTIYGLSPNIGNISYYDSSGQSEYSFGKPYSEETAKKIDVEIKSIIENQYERAVRILTENKDKLDALANKLLEKEVIFREDLEDIFGKRAWDPELTERPVSNSQITIKEKVDEETVQAPESPTQL